The Hyphomicrobium sp. MC1 genome window below encodes:
- a CDS encoding PQQ-dependent catabolism-associated CXXCW motif protein, with protein sequence MPLKSALPKFLAAVIAASSTFGSLAIGSADRVLAEDVSGPSPVGPPPPEPNSYRTDKYRSPVPLTLKGATVLSSSQAMKVWSEGHTVFIDVYPHPPKPAGLPPGTIWRETTHMTIENAVWLPNVGYGALSSGYENYFKHNLEKLTAGDKAKPLVFFCLRNCWMSWNAAKRALSFGYTNVSWFRDGTDGWQEIGGLVVDAHPLP encoded by the coding sequence ATGCCGCTGAAATCGGCCTTGCCAAAGTTTCTGGCGGCGGTGATCGCGGCATCAAGCACGTTCGGCAGTCTTGCCATCGGCTCCGCCGATCGCGTGTTGGCCGAAGACGTCTCCGGGCCATCGCCCGTCGGCCCGCCGCCGCCCGAACCGAATAGCTATCGCACCGACAAATATCGTTCGCCGGTGCCGTTGACGCTGAAGGGCGCTACTGTCCTATCAAGCAGCCAGGCCATGAAAGTCTGGTCCGAGGGCCACACGGTATTTATCGACGTTTATCCGCATCCGCCGAAGCCCGCAGGGTTGCCGCCCGGTACGATCTGGCGGGAGACAACGCACATGACGATTGAAAATGCGGTCTGGCTGCCGAATGTCGGCTATGGGGCGCTGTCATCTGGGTATGAGAATTATTTCAAGCACAATCTGGAAAAGCTCACTGCCGGGGACAAGGCAAAACCGCTGGTCTTTTTCTGTCTCCGAAACTGCTGGATGAGCTGGAATGCCGCGAAACGGGCGCTGAGTTTCGGTTATACCAATGTCTCATGGTTTCGCGATGGTACTGACGGTTGGCAAGAGATCGGCGGCCTCGTCGTCGATGCGCACCCGCTGCCTTAG
- a CDS encoding substrate-binding domain-containing protein: protein MRKQALKISNFSAPTLALGVIATTVSMVFAFAGAAQAAETPKADLVNRKELRVCADPADLPFSDQKGEGFENKIANIIGDELKLPVVYTWFPKATGFIRMTLNAKRCDLVIGWGQGDDMVLNTNAIYRSTSALIYKKGTGLDGVESLSDPRLQGKRIGMQQGSAGATLAAKYGLMANVHGYPMIVDRRYENPAEDMMNDIRKGDIAAGILWGPMATYWAKRDGEPLVVVPLVKDNGAARIAFRITMGVRNGDDNWKRRLNEVIRKRRADIDKVLLDYGVPLLVDDDTSTEMVTKPRQSETDLPAPSNAAATTPAPAAATP from the coding sequence GTGAGGAAACAAGCGCTCAAGATTTCGAACTTCTCAGCGCCGACTTTGGCGCTCGGAGTGATCGCGACGACCGTGTCGATGGTCTTTGCATTCGCAGGTGCGGCGCAGGCCGCTGAAACTCCCAAGGCCGACCTCGTCAATCGTAAAGAGCTTCGCGTCTGCGCGGACCCGGCCGATCTTCCGTTTTCGGACCAGAAAGGCGAAGGCTTCGAAAACAAGATCGCAAACATTATCGGCGACGAACTGAAACTTCCTGTCGTTTATACGTGGTTTCCCAAGGCAACGGGCTTCATTCGCATGACGCTCAACGCCAAGCGCTGCGATCTGGTGATCGGTTGGGGGCAGGGCGACGACATGGTGCTCAACACCAACGCCATTTATCGTTCGACCTCGGCGCTCATTTACAAGAAGGGTACCGGCCTTGATGGCGTTGAATCGCTCAGCGATCCGCGTCTTCAGGGAAAGCGCATCGGCATGCAGCAGGGCTCGGCCGGCGCTACGCTCGCAGCGAAATACGGACTGATGGCCAACGTCCACGGCTATCCGATGATCGTCGATCGCCGCTATGAAAACCCGGCTGAAGACATGATGAATGATATCCGTAAGGGTGACATTGCAGCCGGTATTCTGTGGGGACCGATGGCAACCTACTGGGCGAAGCGCGATGGCGAGCCGCTGGTTGTCGTCCCCCTCGTCAAAGACAACGGTGCTGCACGTATCGCGTTCCGCATCACGATGGGCGTGCGCAACGGCGACGACAACTGGAAGCGGCGACTCAATGAGGTGATTCGCAAGCGTCGCGCCGACATCGACAAGGTGCTGCTCGACTACGGCGTGCCGTTGCTTGTCGATGATGATACATCGACCGAGATGGTCACCAAGCCGCGACAGTCGGAAACCGATCTGCCGGCGCCGTCGAATGCGGCCGCGACGACACCAGCACCAGCGGCTGCGACGCCCTAA